The following nucleotide sequence is from Aspergillus luchuensis IFO 4308 DNA, chromosome 1, nearly complete sequence.
AGGCAAATTTCACCATATGGCTCGGGGCCCTTCTGGTTGACATCAAAACCCCTGGCGATTAAGTGACGGAGGAAATCTGACCGGCCGTACCTGATGGCCTCGTGGAGCGCCGTCTCGCCATGCCGGGGAAGATCCGCGGCCTCTGGGGAATCAAGGATCGCATCCACAGCGGTGAGATTGCCTACACGAGTCCATCCAATCAATTGTCCGTTAAGGCCGACTGAATTGGGGTATGGTATCCGTGGGTAACAGGCCATTATGGCTGATGGCTGCAAAGAAAAGCCAGTGGAAGGAAGATGTAAACAGAAGGAACAAATTTCTGGGATCTAGACTAGTTGATAAAGAAAGTGTAAGTGGAGTAGCTAAGAGTATAATACCTGGCAGACTAGCATTGATACATCTCGCGCAGTATGTTACGGAACTAGTATGTAATATACGGGTAGCCTGACAGCAGGATACGGAATCGCTGTGAATCAGGCCATTTTATACTACAATGTTCATCCACAAATCCCAAAGATAGTGACGGTAGTGGGGCAATTGTCAATTGCATCAACTTGATGGATATACTCGCATGTCAAAGGTAGGCTCAAGCCTAGCCGCTTATTTGAACCAATGCAGTCATACAGGATGGGCTGGATGAAAGACAGAGCTGAGGAGAATAGGGAATGGGATATGGAGATCGAATCAAACAGGTCTCCACGTTGAATTGTGCACCAGTTTCCGTTGAGCCAGGTGGTTGGCAGCAGACATATCAATGCGTCCAGAAGTCGGCTTCGTTTACACATCCGTGAGGTTGCACACTACGGAAAACCATATGTTGTGTCAGTTGGACAGACCGTAGAAACTGCAGTTTTCAGTACATGGTAGTTTAGACTTACTCCTAAGTGCACCCTTGAGAATACCTCCCCAGGCACTGTTGCAAGCGGAATAAGGGGACTGCGACATCATCCTTAATTTTGGAACCCAGCAATTAAAACAAAACTCTTGCCTCGCCACTTCAGCCAGTTTACCTTTGAGGGGAATCTATCAATGATTTCTGGTTCCCGTGAGCAATCTATCAGTCTACCCTATATTATCTAAATGAGTGGGAGCCAACAAACCACTACAGTAGGTCCCATTCGAACTCCTTAGGCACGTTTCATTCCAGCCTGCCCAAACGCTATCGATCACGGAAAGAGCCGGAGTTCCTCGTGCGATTGTAGCGTCTAGGCCACACTGTGCCACAACGTTGTCATGAAAGGTAGATAGAGACTGGCCACATTCAGTTGAACACACAGTGTCAGTCAGGCTGATACTCTTCTAGACTACCATGATAGACCCCTCTTCCAAGCTTCAAAACATGTTTGTCGCATTTCAATGTGGCGTATAGAGCATCTTTACAGCTTTGTGTGAGGTTGGAATCGCTGAAATCCTGGCTGGATACTAGTTGAACTGAACTAGTCTTGGAGTCATATGCTTCATGCGGAAGCAAGGGCGATTGGGAGTTGTGCCCGAGACCACCCTGTGCCAACAGGGATAGCCATAAGAGAACGGAAATGTGATGAAACGACCACATCATGCCTAGTTGCTGCAAGTTTGACCCCAGCAGCGATTGAATCGTGATTGAAAGCAACACAGAATTTTCACTTTCTCAGGTCATCTCAGCGATCGTTCTTATGTCTTACAACAACTGTCAAGACGGTACAAGACCTACAACAGGGGCTCAACGGTTGTAATTTTGGACCCTTAGCCTACCCGAATGATCCGGCCATTGAAGCTCAAAAAGGCGACATCGGAAATTGTGGTAGAGATTTGAAAGCAACTAGCGATCCGGACCTGATTCCGATGGTTCGGGGACCCGACCGGGTAAAGCGTGAAGTTTAGTGTGCAAATAGTCGACTCGTTCAGGGGCCTTGGCACGAGCTTAGCCCCATTATCCCTATCGAACCCTTAAGGTTCCACCCAAATGCAGGGTTTGTTGGTCCACTAATTGGGCATTTGTGCTGACAAGAAGAAATTTTCCCTTCTAGTTCGACGGTGGGAAGGTTTCATAATCTGGCGGGTGTTATCGCACCTGCTTTCAGGCCTAACAACCAAGATCGAACCGCCGGAGGTCGTTCTCGGATAGCATTCGCTAACAGCCAATACGTGGAAGATCATCTCTACAGAAGGTCCACTGCTTTCGCACGGATAGCCTTGCGGCTCTGGGGTGTCCTCGCCGCGCCAATCCAGATCATAGAGACCTTGATATATCCACAACCTCGGCCTAGTCTAACACGCAGTCGGAGCTCTTGAACCAGGAGGCTGTCTCGACATGCCTTATCGGGTTACTGGacttctccatcgccgcTGCTATCCACATGGGCCAAGACTTATCGGAGATTGACCGCTAAGGTACAGCCATATTGAGCCTATCGAGTTCGTCTCGGGATAACCGAGGTTTATTACGATTTTATGGTGAAGACTTCGTCCGGCCTACTCCCGATTTCCTTACCAAATCCTCTTTGACTTCGTTCCAACGCAGACTTGCGGAAGATATGAGAACAAACAAGGTATCACGCGCTGTACACATAACTAGATAGCCTCACACTCGCTTTCACTTTCTTTCAGAATCTGCAAATGTTACCCTCAGAGCCGAAACCTTTAACAACTGACCCATTACCCGAAGTTCGTCATTGCACCATTGGCTGCCTAGAGTATCCTCTCTGGCGACACGACATAATGACAGATGTCGGTGATTTCAATTCGTGTCGAAGGCTAGTCAGATACATGCCGTGGGCCTAGATATAGAATTTCATGATACAGAAAACAGGGCCTTCGCGAAAAGAGGGTAACGATCCTAGTCGCTGTGGCCGGGACATTCTGCAATTCTCCGAAGATATATAAACGCTGTTCCCCCTCGCTAACCTAGCTCATTTTCTCCAGTATTATTCCAGTAGTATTCCTATGTGCATATATACGCACTACTTTCGTGCTTGGTGTGTTCCTGGCCAGTCAGACGGCAAGTCCGACCACGACACGTTGATATATTTAGCCAATGCCAAACCAGATATGGATGAGTGTCAAGGCCGACAGATTCCAGGAATCACGATGGCATAGGTATCAATAATCAAAATGTGGGCTATTAAAGGCCTGTGATTCGTGACGAAGATTGCGTGTGCCTTTGTTGCCACGAAGGATATGATTGCGATCATTACATGCTTATGAACTAACATATGACCACAAACCGTTTCGCCATCCTTGGTAGGAAAATTGACCTGCAGACTCATCCATTATATAAGGCGACAGCGTTGCTAAAGTCTGTTATAGGTCGAAGTAGTACCCACAGCTAATTGTGGCTGGTGACGAATATTCTTCGATACCTATAATCATTCTAGCCACACTGGCCACATATATTCTGGGAATCACACGGTCGCTGTCTATATGTTTTCGACCATCTGCCTGTCTGGTGAGTTAGTTATTGGGCCTTTATGAAGAGCccttggaggagttggagccATGAAGCAGCTGTTTCGTGATGACGCTCGCAAATATATTCCAAAAAAGCGGCTGCTAAGGTTCATGGGCTGGTAAACTGTAACTGCGGTCATATCGAGCGGAACTGGACACTCTATACCTACTTTATTGCACTCAATCTAAAGTATCTAACTTGTCCTATTATCTAGTCTAATTTTAGCGTAGTGTTATCTGATTTTGCACGTTTAAACGGTTCGTGAAACGGAGAAGTTTTCTCGATTCCATAATAGACTCTAGGTTTAAGGCCAAGGCTAAAACATTGTTCACTGCGGCTAGCAATTGATGTCCCTTGAAAActccttttccttcagcAACTACTTCTGAGCATTACGAAAACGTGGTGGGTTTGCTTGGTGGAGCGCAGTGCATTCTGCCACCTTCGTATGTTCGTATACTCGGAAGGGAGGCTCGTAAATTCGTATATTTCGCATAGAGCAGCCCCACACCGGAGACACTCCGTTTCCAGTTTTAGACTTTTAAGCTTTATTTTCAGGCAGTCTATCTAGGGCAACGTATGTGATTGGTGACCTTAATGGAGTGCATGTACTTTATATCAATGGGATTGCTAGGTTGAGCACTTACGGTTTTCAAAGGAAGAGCGATTGCAGCCTTTTCTGCGGGGGACCTGGGATCGAGGCCTGGTCTGCGCCACGAACATCGTCTACTACTGAGTAAGGCAAAGTGTTCGACAACGTAGATATGTGAGAAAAGATTTCCCTTCAATGTCTGGATCGAATATGAGTGCCTGGATGGCTAGGCTTTCTTCAATATTCAAGGCCTCGGTCTGTCAGTATCACGATGTTTCGTTGGGTGAGGATTGTCAGATAAAGTCCATACTGAGAAAATATCTccaatttctatattaatctaatctaCCAACGCAGGCCTCCATTCCATTATCCTCATGTATTTATCGAGCCATCGAGTCCTGAGGCTGAAAGTCCACGTGTTGGGATGTGGGCGTTACGGCTATCACCCCCAAACAGCAATCTTATCATCTCAGaacatatataaatatcaatcCGCCGTATACATCAGGCATTTCATGAAAACTCTGTAGCCTATCCCCTCTGCGAGTAAAAACTTAGATGTTAGTCCCTTGGGTCACGGCGGTTAGGGCGTGGCGGACCGCTCGATCTCTCCGCGGACCCACACGTATTCGTATATGCTAAGGTTCGAAGGATCTCAGGGTCCAATGCAGCGATTTggatattcttatattaatctcatctcatctagTGCTACagtctccatcctcatcaaatCTTTCCTTCATTCCGTACCCCTACTATACCCAAAATGGCCTCCCAAAACGACACCAATGTCACCTTCGTCCTCTATCGATACACTCCGTCGATACCAGCTGCTGCCATTTTCACTGCTGTTTTCATCATTTTGGCCATAGTCCACACCTATATGGCTTTCAGGTACCGGTCTAAATATTTCATTCCCTTCATTATTGGGTTACTTTGTAAGTACATTCCCCAGCATATAACCCATCACCAAACTAACTGATACCGATATGAACAGTCGAAGCAGCCGGCTACATCGCCCGAATCTTTTCCCACAATGACCCCCTCGCTCTCGGTCCCTACATCGTCCAGACCatgctcatcctcgtcgctcCTCCACTCTTCGCTGCCTCCATCTACATGACCCTAGGCAGATTGATTCTCTACCTCGACGCCGAATCTGCCTCTCTCCTTCGCGTGAAATATATCGCTAAGATATTCGTCGTCGGGGATAttatctcctttctcttgCAATGCGGAGGTACCTATACCATACTACGCCATCATAATTCTCTCAAAAGCCCCTCTAACGAGCTATTTTTATTGCAGGTGGTGGCTACATGTCCGCCGGCAGCCTCTCCGCCATGGAAGACGGCGCGCACATCGTCATAGGCGGTCTAGCCGTGcaacttctcttcttcggattTTTCATCATCGCTAGCGCTATTTTCCATTATCGCGTTAAGAAGAATCCGCAATACTACACCACTAGACAAGTggcatcctcctcccgtCGCGACTCGTGGGAATGCATGCTGTGGTGTATTTACGGGGCGTGCGTACTCATTCTCATTCGGTCGATATATCGTGTCGTTGAGTTTGTGGAGGGGAATGATGGATTCGTTATGCATTTGGAATATCTGTTGTATATCTTTGATGCCGTGTTGATGGCGCTGCAGgcgatgttgttgttgattggGTATCCGGGACGGGTGCTGGGAGGGGTGAAACGGAGGGATGTGGGTGTGCCTTTGGAGGATAGGGCGGATTCAGAGGAGAGGTTTTTGAGAGGTGGGAAGGTGGCTGTTTAGGTTTTGGAATTGCGATGGGTTTATATTCTGGATGAAATGGGTTGGGATCAGGAATTGGGTTTATGGAGTTTTTTGAGGCGTATAATTATGCTATATAGAAAGTTTATTACTATTGATTATGATCTTCATCAAAGCGGTACATTGGGATAGCGTTACACCTCCTGCATTGCCATCGGCCACTGCATCAGGGGCATCAGCGCCTCATCTCCCAGCTTCACAACCAGCATATGGGTGTTCCGGATCTCTCTTGGAAATGCGCCTCGTAGATACCACAAATCCTCAAATAGAAGCAAGATCACATAGAAATGTGCCAGGATCACATATGAAAAGCCTTCGAAGACACCAGCACCTTGTCCCTGCTGTATCGACAAAATAAACGACTGTGATATGAGATGCGGCCACGACAGGacagcagcttcttcgagATCGGTCTGAATATCCATTGAGATTGAGCTATCGCGCTCACTAGCTGTGAACCGAAAGACGTAGAGAATGCGCATGTACATGTCCTCAAGACGATCGATCGTGCTGATCTGTTCGCGTAGGAGTTCTGGGATCGTTTGGATGTTGGGAGATCCATAGGAGTCTGGGCTTGGAGTGTCTTCCACGTTCATCCCATAGTCCTGGGTAAGAGTGTTTGTGAAGGCACGCAGTAAGGAAATCTGCTGGGCGGCGCCTTGGGAGAAGCGGATAAATCGAGGGGGGGCGCCTTGTAGACGTGGAAACAccggtgttggtgatgtggCCGGAAAGTCCTTCCAGTGCTCATTTGCGTGAGAATAATTCATTATTGTCCGTAATCTGCTGATCCGAAGGACAGCATAGTGCTCTCCTACGAAGGCTCCCAAGCCGCGGACTAGGTGCAGCCAGTCAATCCAGGGTTCTCCGGCTGAGTCACCATTGTGGAAGCCCATCCCCTTATCGCGTAAGGCGCGAATGCGCAAGGAAGCAAAGGCAAAGGCGACAATTAGGATGGAGCCACAGAAGATGTATTCGGCTGTACTAGCTGTCGCTTCTGATAATGCGTGTCGGAAGCCTTCAAGGCCTTTCTGGTGGTGATCGAGGATCCGGTGAT
It contains:
- a CDS encoding Zn(II)2Cys6 transcription factor (COG:S;~EggNog:ENOG410PZZF;~InterPro:IPR036864,IPR021858,IPR001138;~PFAM:PF00172;~TransMembrane:3 (o226-245i421-438o450-471i);~go_function: GO:0000981 - DNA-binding transcription factor activity, RNA polymerase II-specific [Evidence IEA];~go_function: GO:0008270 - zinc ion binding [Evidence IEA];~go_process: GO:0006355 - regulation of transcription, DNA-templated [Evidence IEA]) produces the protein MSDTRSSTGASLPDVSPPRNPKRRRARHNKSRKGCYTCKLRRVKCDEVRPVCGACSFRDEPCSFPPPEEHVIPTSAGHARRVASNNVGQPLRPLDLHIPPLSESAKVSHQNEGLDMPDMSLLTHFMVHVSGRMALHPERKLIWQRVIPTLAAEEEYLMHLLLALAGTHALCEAESPEAKSLDPNLDPNFQNNPEANSFRDYHRILDHHQKGLEGFRHALSEATASTAEYIFCGSILIVAFAFASLRIRALRDKGMGFHNGDSAGEPWIDWLHLVRGLGAFVGEHYAVLRISRLRTIMNYSHANEHWKDFPATSPTPVFPRLQGAPPRFIRFSQGAAQQISLLRAFTNTLTQDYGMNVEDTPSPDSYGSPNIQTIPELLREQISTIDRLEDMYMRILYVFRFTASERDSSISMDIQTDLEEAAVLSWPHLISQSFILSIQQGQGAGVFEGFSYVILAHFYVILLLFEDLWYLRGAFPREIRNTHMLVVKLGDEALMPLMQWPMAMQEV
- a CDS encoding RTA1 domain-containing protein (COG:S;~EggNog:ENOG410PM9X;~InterPro:IPR007568;~PFAM:PF04479;~TransMembrane:7 (o20-42i49-68o80-108i120-145o157-183i204-224o244-263i);~go_component: GO:0016021 - integral component of membrane [Evidence IEA]); this encodes MASQNDTNVTFVLYRYTPSIPAAAIFTAVFIILAIVHTYMAFRYRSKYFIPFIIGLLFEAAGYIARIFSHNDPLALGPYIVQTMLILVAPPLFAASIYMTLGRLILYLDAESASLLRVKYIAKIFVVGDIISFLLQCGGGGYMSAGSLSAMEDGAHIVIGGLAVQLLFFGFFIIASAIFHYRVKKNPQYYTTRQVASSSRRDSWECMLWCIYGACVLILIRSIYRVVEFVEGNDGFVMHLEYLLYIFDAVLMALQAMLLLIGYPGRVLGGVKRRDVGVPLEDRADSEERFLRGGKVAV